The proteins below are encoded in one region of Paenibacillus thermoaerophilus:
- the hemB gene encoding porphobilinogen synthase, protein MAFPVVRGRRLRSSAAMRNLVREMQLTVNDLVHPIFVTVGEGVREEIPSMPGVFHLSLDQLDAEIDEAVELGLQAVLLFGVPATKDAVGSSAYDEAGIVQQAIRRIKARAPELLVIADTCLCQFTDHGHCGLVHRDEATGRAVIDNDESLKVLARTAVSQAAAGADIIAPSNMMDGYVQAIRAALDEAGFENTPIMAYSVKFASAFYGPFREAAHSAPQFGDRKTYQMDPANGREALREAESDVLEGADFLMVKPALAYMDIIRMLKDRFDLPVVAYNVSGEYSMVKAAAANGWIDERAVVMEMLTGMKRAGADIILTYFSKDVARWLNSSRNGCPSDSQ, encoded by the coding sequence ATGGCATTTCCTGTCGTTAGAGGCCGCCGGCTCCGTTCTTCCGCGGCGATGCGGAACCTCGTCCGCGAGATGCAATTGACGGTGAACGATCTGGTTCACCCGATATTCGTCACGGTTGGAGAAGGGGTCCGCGAAGAGATTCCGTCGATGCCGGGCGTCTTCCATCTGTCGCTGGACCAGCTCGACGCGGAAATCGACGAGGCGGTCGAGCTCGGATTGCAAGCGGTGCTGCTGTTCGGGGTGCCGGCGACGAAAGATGCGGTCGGTTCTTCCGCTTACGACGAGGCCGGCATCGTGCAGCAGGCGATCCGGCGGATCAAAGCGCGGGCGCCGGAACTGCTGGTGATCGCCGACACCTGCTTGTGCCAATTCACCGACCACGGCCACTGCGGTCTCGTGCACCGGGACGAAGCGACCGGCCGCGCGGTTATCGACAACGACGAGTCGCTGAAGGTGCTTGCCCGCACGGCGGTGTCCCAGGCGGCGGCGGGCGCGGATATTATCGCGCCGTCCAACATGATGGACGGCTACGTTCAGGCGATCCGCGCGGCGCTAGACGAGGCCGGCTTTGAGAACACGCCGATCATGGCGTATTCGGTGAAGTTCGCTTCCGCTTTTTACGGACCGTTCCGGGAAGCCGCGCATTCGGCGCCGCAATTCGGCGACCGCAAGACGTACCAGATGGACCCGGCGAACGGACGGGAGGCGCTGCGCGAAGCGGAAAGCGACGTGCTGGAGGGCGCCGACTTCCTGATGGTGAAGCCGGCTCTTGCGTACATGGACATCATCCGTATGTTGAAGGACCGCTTCGATCTGCCCGTCGTTGCGTATAACGTCAGCGGCGAATATTCGATGGTGAAAGCGGCCGCCGCGAACGGCTGGATCGACGAGCGCGCCGTTGTGATGGAGATGCTGACCGGCATGAAGCGCGCAGGCGCCGATATTATTTTGACTTATTTCTCCAAGGATGTCGCCCGTTGGTTGAATTCGTCCCGAAACGGATGCCCGAGTGATTCGCAGTAG